The Nocardioides panzhihuensis genome has a segment encoding these proteins:
- a CDS encoding glycosyltransferase, producing the protein MSLTHTVSVVIPVYRGAETLPELVSEIVDLAEPVVTPNGHQGRVTEILLVHDHGPDSSDVAMRQLAEKYDIVRPVWLSRNFGQHAATLAGLASSGSDWIVTMDEDGQHDPAYILPMLDTALGEQAALVYARPTNPAPHGPLRNLASRGSKVLIDRVMPGGRARQFNSFRLILGEYGRSVSAYAANGVYLDVALSWVIADVATCPVELREEGERPSGYSYRSLMSHFWRMVLTGGTRLLRTVSVCGALLATSGIVLAVALIVARLAGGVDVQGWTSLMAAILVCSGAIMLTLGVIAEYLGMAVNMAMGKPLYVVVSDPANGPLRHGPGPGHPE; encoded by the coding sequence ATGTCCCTCACCCACACCGTCTCCGTCGTCATCCCGGTCTACCGCGGTGCCGAGACGCTTCCCGAATTGGTGAGCGAGATCGTCGATCTCGCCGAGCCGGTTGTCACCCCGAACGGCCACCAAGGACGCGTCACCGAGATCCTGCTGGTCCACGACCACGGCCCGGACAGCTCGGACGTGGCCATGCGACAGCTCGCCGAGAAGTACGACATCGTTCGCCCGGTCTGGCTGAGCCGCAACTTCGGCCAGCACGCCGCCACCCTTGCCGGCCTGGCCTCGTCCGGCTCGGACTGGATCGTCACGATGGACGAGGACGGGCAGCACGACCCGGCGTACATCCTGCCGATGCTCGACACCGCGCTCGGCGAGCAGGCCGCGCTCGTCTACGCCCGCCCCACCAACCCGGCGCCCCACGGGCCGCTGCGCAACCTGGCCTCGCGCGGATCGAAGGTCCTCATCGACCGCGTCATGCCGGGCGGACGCGCCCGGCAGTTCAACAGCTTCCGCCTGATCCTGGGTGAGTACGGCCGCAGCGTGTCCGCCTACGCGGCCAACGGGGTCTACCTCGACGTCGCGCTGAGCTGGGTCATCGCCGACGTGGCGACCTGTCCCGTGGAGCTGCGCGAGGAGGGTGAGCGGCCCTCCGGCTACAGCTATCGCTCGCTGATGTCCCACTTCTGGCGGATGGTGCTCACCGGCGGCACCCGTCTGCTGCGTACGGTCAGCGTCTGCGGGGCCCTGCTCGCGACCTCCGGCATCGTGCTCGCGGTCGCTCTCATCGTCGCTCGTCTGGCCGGCGGCGTCGACGTCCAGGGCTGGACCTCGCTGATGGCGGCCATCCTGGTCTGCTCCGGCGCGATCATGCTCACTCTCGGCGTGATCGCCGAATACCTCGGGATGGCGGTCAACATGGCGATGGGCAAGCCGCTCTACGTGGTCGTCAGCGACCCCGCGAACGGCCCGCTCCGCCACGGACCCGGTCCCGGCCACCCCGAATGA
- a CDS encoding cytidylyltransferase domain-containing protein: protein MKTAVITQARMTSTRLPGKVLEEAAGATMLEHHLARLTAAGLPVIVATTTNLDDDPVAVLADKLGAGVVRGSEHDVLSRFALAVREFRPDVVVRVTSDCPLIDGEVVRRGIAAWAAADDPALYASNALERTYPRGLDFEVFSAAALLEADRLATEQPHREHVTPWLYGDDARPKLSLPWERDASAYRITLDTPEDLRLLRILIEDHDAHHLDATGLVSLLDAHPELVAINAQIEQKKVGD from the coding sequence GTGAAGACCGCCGTCATCACCCAGGCCCGCATGACCAGCACCCGTCTGCCGGGCAAGGTGCTCGAGGAGGCGGCGGGTGCCACCATGCTCGAGCATCACCTCGCCCGTCTCACCGCCGCCGGCCTCCCGGTGATCGTCGCGACGACCACCAATCTCGACGACGACCCGGTCGCCGTGCTGGCCGACAAGCTCGGGGCCGGGGTCGTCCGCGGCAGCGAGCACGACGTGCTGTCGCGGTTCGCGCTGGCGGTGCGGGAGTTCCGGCCCGATGTCGTCGTCCGGGTGACCAGCGACTGCCCCTTGATCGACGGCGAGGTCGTACGCCGCGGCATCGCCGCCTGGGCCGCCGCCGACGACCCGGCGCTCTATGCCAGCAACGCCCTGGAGCGCACCTACCCGCGAGGCCTCGACTTCGAGGTCTTCTCCGCGGCTGCGCTGCTGGAGGCCGACCGGCTCGCCACCGAGCAGCCCCACCGCGAGCACGTCACCCCGTGGCTCTACGGCGACGACGCCCGGCCCAAGCTCAGCCTGCCGTGGGAGCGAGACGCCTCGGCGTACCGGATCACCCTCGACACCCCCGAGGACCTACGGCTGCTGCGGATCCTCATCGAGGACCACGACGCCCATCATCTCGACGCGACCGGTCTCGTCTCCCTCCTGGATGCCCATCCCGAGCTGGTCGCGATCAACGCTCAGATCGAACAGAAGAAGGTCGGCGATTAG
- the pseC gene encoding UDP-4-amino-4,6-dideoxy-N-acetyl-beta-L-altrosamine transaminase, whose translation MLPYGRQSVSEEDIEAVTAILRGDWLTTGPTVAAFEQALSETVGGHRAVSCTSGTAALHIAYAAAGVRSGDQVVTTPMTFVATASGASLLGAEVLFADVEEDTALIDPAAVDALVTDRTKVVAAVDYAGHPADYAALQPIADRVGALTLDDAAHSIGGFSQGRPVGDLADLTTLSFFPTKNLTTAEGGAVVAKDPAIAQRAHEFHFVGLMRDADRFRIADEGPWHQEVHEFGLNYRLTDLQCAFGLSQLKRLAGFKQRRAEITARYNAALADVDGLRVPVQREGVDPAWHLYPVRILEGRRREVFEKMRAAGIGVQVNYIPVYWHPVYADLGYRRGMCPNAEAFYAEELSLPLFPDLTDDQVDEVIETLIGFV comes from the coding sequence GTGCTGCCGTACGGCCGCCAGTCGGTCTCTGAGGAGGACATCGAGGCAGTCACCGCGATCCTGCGCGGCGACTGGCTCACCACCGGCCCGACGGTCGCCGCGTTCGAGCAGGCGCTCTCCGAGACCGTCGGCGGGCACCGTGCGGTCTCGTGCACCTCCGGCACCGCCGCGCTCCACATCGCCTACGCCGCCGCCGGCGTCCGCTCCGGTGACCAGGTGGTCACCACGCCGATGACGTTCGTCGCCACCGCATCGGGTGCCTCGCTGCTCGGCGCGGAGGTGCTCTTCGCCGACGTCGAGGAGGACACCGCCCTCATCGACCCGGCAGCGGTGGACGCGCTGGTGACCGATCGCACCAAGGTCGTCGCCGCGGTCGACTACGCCGGCCATCCGGCCGACTACGCCGCGCTGCAGCCGATCGCCGACCGAGTGGGAGCGCTGACGCTCGACGACGCGGCCCACTCGATCGGCGGCTTCTCCCAGGGACGCCCGGTCGGCGACCTCGCCGACCTGACCACGCTCTCGTTCTTCCCGACCAAGAACCTCACCACCGCCGAGGGCGGCGCGGTCGTCGCCAAGGACCCTGCCATCGCGCAGCGGGCCCATGAGTTTCACTTCGTCGGCCTGATGCGCGACGCCGACCGGTTCCGCATCGCCGACGAGGGGCCGTGGCACCAGGAGGTGCACGAGTTCGGTCTCAACTACCGGCTCACCGACCTGCAGTGCGCCTTCGGTCTCTCCCAGCTCAAGCGGCTGGCCGGGTTCAAGCAGCGGCGCGCCGAGATCACCGCCCGCTACAACGCCGCGCTCGCCGACGTCGACGGGCTGCGGGTCCCGGTCCAGCGCGAGGGCGTCGACCCGGCGTGGCACCTCTATCCGGTGCGCATCCTCGAGGGCCGTCGCCGCGAGGTGTTCGAGAAGATGCGGGCAGCCGGCATCGGCGTACAGGTCAACTACATCCCGGTCTACTGGCACCCGGTCTACGCCGACCTGGGCTACCGCCGAGGGATGTGCCCCAACGCCGAGGCGTTCTACGCCGAGGAGCTCTCCCTGCCGTTGTTCCCCGACCTGACCGACGACCAGGTCGACGAGGTCATCGAGACGCTGATCGGGTTCGTGTGA
- the pseB gene encoding UDP-N-acetylglucosamine 4,6-dehydratase (inverting) has product MTVPNPEARESPEPNAHPLDGASILVTGGTGSFGKAFIRHVLDNHNPKRVVIYSRDELKQFECRQLFDNDPRLRWFIGDVRDRDRLYRALHGVDYVVHAAALKQVDTGEYNPFEFIKTNVLGSQNVVEASIDSGVKKVVALSTDKASSPINLYGATKLTADKIFILGNNYAASYDTRFAVVRYGNVTGSRGSIIPKWKAMAERGEALGITDMRCTRFLITLPQAVQMVIDTFDLMQGGELLVPHIPSHKVVDLAKAVAPDARLVDIGLRPGEKLHEEMISPEEGRRAVSIRDGRYYVIEPENPQWGYKPIMDAVPVPDGFHCASDKNDIWYDAEDLRTVLESGV; this is encoded by the coding sequence GTGACCGTGCCGAATCCGGAAGCCCGAGAGTCCCCCGAGCCGAACGCCCATCCTCTCGATGGTGCAAGCATCCTGGTCACCGGCGGGACGGGCTCCTTCGGGAAGGCGTTCATCCGCCATGTCCTGGACAACCACAACCCGAAGCGCGTCGTCATCTACTCCCGTGACGAGCTGAAGCAGTTCGAGTGCCGCCAGCTGTTCGACAACGACCCGAGGCTTCGCTGGTTCATCGGAGACGTCCGCGATCGCGACCGCCTGTACCGGGCACTGCACGGCGTCGACTACGTCGTCCACGCCGCGGCGCTCAAGCAGGTCGACACCGGGGAGTACAACCCCTTCGAGTTTATCAAGACCAACGTGCTGGGCTCGCAGAACGTCGTCGAGGCCTCGATCGACTCCGGCGTCAAGAAGGTCGTCGCGCTCTCGACGGACAAGGCCTCCTCGCCGATCAACCTCTACGGCGCGACCAAGCTGACCGCCGACAAGATCTTCATCCTCGGCAACAACTACGCCGCCTCCTACGACACCCGGTTCGCCGTGGTGCGCTACGGCAACGTGACCGGTTCGCGCGGCTCGATCATCCCGAAGTGGAAGGCGATGGCCGAGCGCGGCGAGGCGCTCGGGATCACCGACATGCGGTGCACCCGGTTCCTGATCACGCTGCCGCAGGCGGTGCAGATGGTGATCGACACCTTCGACCTCATGCAGGGCGGCGAGCTGCTCGTCCCGCACATCCCCTCCCACAAGGTCGTCGACCTGGCGAAGGCGGTCGCGCCCGACGCGAGGCTCGTCGACATCGGGCTCCGCCCCGGCGAGAAGCTCCACGAGGAGATGATCAGCCCGGAGGAGGGCCGTCGCGCGGTCAGCATCCGCGACGGGAGGTACTACGTGATCGAGCCGGAGAACCCGCAGTGGGGCTACAAGCCGATCATGGACGCCGTCCCGGTCCCCGACGGCTTCCACTGCGCCTCCGACAAGAACGACATCTGGTACGACGCCGAGGACCTCCGCACTGTTCTGGAGTCGGGGGTCTGA
- a CDS encoding class I SAM-dependent methyltransferase produces MTQTDTLMGKAGGSPSIAQSDYWWYRARTRILETVMKPYVGAPRRLLDVGSADGPSVTWLQGTAEQHVSLDVDPRGLTDGGVCGSATGLPFADGSFDVVSAFDVIEHCDREDIALAEIERVLAPGGRFLMSVPAYNWAWTSHDVHNHHHRRYTRRRAVEVIEAAGLSPLRATYGFTGTFPMFAAQRLVTRFKERGQTDALPEGGVAPLPTVSPATERLLLGATRIDERLLGRLDLPFGSSVLVAALKPH; encoded by the coding sequence ATGACCCAGACGGACACGCTGATGGGCAAGGCCGGCGGATCTCCTTCGATCGCCCAGAGCGACTACTGGTGGTATCGAGCGCGCACCCGGATCCTCGAGACCGTCATGAAGCCGTACGTAGGCGCCCCACGCCGTCTGCTCGACGTCGGCAGCGCCGACGGACCCAGCGTCACCTGGCTACAAGGCACCGCCGAGCAGCACGTCTCCCTCGACGTCGACCCGCGCGGGCTGACCGACGGCGGCGTGTGCGGCTCCGCGACCGGGCTCCCCTTCGCCGACGGCTCCTTCGACGTGGTCTCCGCCTTCGACGTCATCGAGCACTGCGATCGTGAGGACATCGCTCTCGCCGAGATCGAGCGGGTCCTGGCTCCCGGCGGCCGCTTTCTGATGTCTGTGCCGGCGTACAACTGGGCCTGGACCAGCCACGACGTCCACAACCACCATCACCGGCGCTACACCCGGCGGCGGGCGGTCGAGGTGATCGAGGCCGCTGGGCTGTCGCCCCTGCGAGCGACGTACGGCTTCACCGGGACGTTCCCGATGTTCGCCGCCCAGCGGCTGGTCACCCGGTTCAAGGAGCGCGGTCAGACCGACGCTCTCCCCGAGGGCGGCGTCGCTCCGCTCCCCACGGTCTCGCCTGCGACGGAGAGACTCCTGCTCGGTGCGACCCGCATCGACGAGCGACTGCTGGGCAGGCTGGATCTGCCGTTCGGTTCCTCGGTGCTCGTGGCGGCGCTCAAACCACACTGA
- a CDS encoding DUF433 domain-containing protein, with amino-acid sequence MTADIYTTPLLTARETARYLGMPESTLDRWLLPRGAAPLVHAVEPERRGWPRVPFVGVIEAYVLRALRDARMPLAAVDRAAELVREEFGDPYALARQRIATDGVDLFVRLADETSLVRARDRQHAIPEVLHEHLRLIEWASDGAPRRLHLRTFPEAADVIIDPRFGWGAPVLGAKKVRVADIVGLWKAGERIADVADEYDLDVGVVEDIIRAATPPAAAA; translated from the coding sequence ATGACCGCTGACATCTACACGACACCGCTGCTGACCGCGCGCGAGACCGCGCGCTACCTCGGCATGCCCGAGTCGACCCTCGACCGCTGGCTCCTCCCTCGCGGCGCGGCACCGCTTGTCCACGCCGTCGAGCCCGAGCGACGAGGGTGGCCGCGGGTTCCGTTCGTCGGTGTCATCGAGGCGTACGTCCTGCGTGCTCTTCGGGACGCGCGGATGCCGCTCGCGGCCGTCGATCGAGCTGCGGAGCTTGTCCGTGAGGAGTTCGGAGACCCGTATGCGCTGGCCAGACAGCGGATCGCGACGGACGGGGTCGACCTGTTCGTCCGTCTGGCCGACGAGACCTCGCTGGTCAGGGCACGCGATCGCCAGCACGCCATCCCGGAGGTGCTCCACGAGCATCTGCGCCTGATCGAGTGGGCTTCGGACGGCGCCCCGAGGCGGCTCCATCTGCGGACCTTCCCCGAGGCTGCTGATGTGATCATCGATCCTCGGTTCGGCTGGGGAGCGCCGGTCCTCGGCGCGAAGAAGGTGCGGGTCGCCGATATCGTCGGCCTGTGGAAGGCCGGCGAGAGGATCGCGGACGTCGCCGATGAGTACGACCTGGACGTAGGCGTCGTTGAAGACATCATCCGAGCAGCCACACCACCCGCTGCCGCGGCCTGA
- a CDS encoding NAD-dependent epimerase/dehydratase family protein, producing MTGTGAPSRPPTFVVGSGGLLGRHVRLALERSAAPVSTVSVPWHDPIAAREVLRSELTSFLGSATAAAAASDGRVNIAWCAGAGIVATPADELETEVSLFRDVLDDLRAALQPDTRLAFFFASSAGGVYAGSADPPFTEHSEPRPLVAYGRAKLAMEEALTEFCVETGSVALLGRITNLYGPGQALSKPQGLVSQLCLAHLRGTPLPVWVSFDTIRDYLYVGDCAEMVAAALDGIHEQARTSGTNAVVKILATGTGVTLAAVIGETNRVFRRRARLRLPGAGTPSHTRDLRVRSVVWPELGQRSQTPFSVGVRRTADEIALAYAAGTSALPTQVSEISIR from the coding sequence ATGACGGGGACCGGCGCCCCGAGCAGACCCCCGACGTTCGTCGTCGGCAGTGGCGGTCTGCTCGGTCGCCACGTACGCCTCGCGCTGGAGCGCTCCGCGGCACCCGTTAGCACGGTGAGCGTGCCGTGGCACGACCCGATCGCTGCCCGCGAAGTCCTGAGGTCCGAGCTCACCTCGTTCCTCGGCTCGGCGACAGCGGCGGCGGCGGCGTCGGACGGACGCGTGAACATCGCCTGGTGTGCCGGCGCCGGCATCGTCGCCACCCCGGCGGACGAGCTCGAGACCGAGGTGTCGCTCTTCCGTGACGTGCTCGACGACCTGCGTGCAGCGCTGCAGCCCGACACCCGCCTGGCCTTCTTCTTCGCCTCCTCCGCCGGTGGCGTCTACGCGGGTTCGGCCGATCCCCCGTTCACCGAGCACTCCGAGCCTCGCCCGCTGGTGGCGTACGGCAGGGCCAAGCTGGCGATGGAGGAGGCGCTGACCGAGTTCTGCGTCGAGACCGGATCGGTCGCGCTGCTCGGCCGGATCACCAACCTCTACGGCCCGGGCCAAGCGCTCTCCAAGCCGCAGGGCCTCGTCTCCCAGCTGTGTCTGGCTCACCTGCGCGGCACCCCGCTTCCGGTCTGGGTCTCCTTCGACACGATCCGGGACTATCTCTACGTTGGCGACTGCGCCGAGATGGTCGCTGCGGCCCTCGACGGAATCCACGAGCAGGCCCGGACCTCCGGAACGAACGCCGTCGTCAAGATCCTCGCCACCGGCACCGGCGTGACCCTCGCAGCCGTCATCGGAGAGACCAACCGGGTCTTCAGACGACGAGCGAGGCTGCGACTCCCGGGTGCCGGCACTCCCAGCCACACCCGCGACCTGCGGGTCCGCAGCGTCGTCTGGCCGGAGCTCGGGCAAAGGTCTCAGACACCTTTCTCGGTCGGCGTGCGTCGCACCGCCGACGAGATCGCCTTGGCTTACGCTGCTGGGACATCCGCACTCCCGACCCAAGTGAGCGAGATCTCCATCCGATGA